In Nissabacter sp. SGAir0207, the genomic stretch GACTTCGTGCAAGCCCGCCGTCTTAATCAGCGCTTGATGCCGTTGCATCAGGATTTATTTGTTGAAGCTAACCCCATTCCGGTGAAGTGGGCCTGTAAGGCGTTGGGGCTGATGGCAAACGACACCCTGCGCCTGCCGATGACGCCGTTGAGCGACGCGGCCCGCCCGGTGGTGGAGCAGGCGCTAAAACGCGCCGGTTTGCTGTAATTCTTAGGGAGATTTAATGGTTCATTCATTGCATAAGTCGCGTGTCGCGAAAGTTGTGGGCGTGTCCCTCGTTTTGCTGCTTGCGGCCTGTTCCAGCGACCAGCGTTACAAGCGCCAGGTCAGCGGCAACGAGGCTTATCTTGATGCCCCGGCGCTGAAAGAGCTGCAAGCGCCCGCGGGTATGATCCTGCCGTTGCAGGATGGTACCTATGACGTGCCAGCCGTGACCCTCAAGGGCGGCGTCGGCAAGCAGCTGGATGTGCGCCCGCCGGTGCAGCCGCTGCCGTTGCTGAACGGCTCGCGCTCCCAGGTGAGCGGTGACAGTGGCACCATCCTGCTGGAGAACAGCCCGCAGAACCAGAACCTGTGGTCGGATGTGGTGCGCGTGGTGCAGCAGAACAATTACGGCATCGCCAGCCGCGACGACGGCAGCAAGACGCTGACCACCGACTGGGTGCAGTGGAACCGCGCGGATGAGGACTACCAGTACAAGGGCCGCTACCAGATCACCGTCGCGCCGCAGGGCTACCAGCTGGCGCTGAGCGTGCGGACGCTGGAGCTGCAACAGCAGGACAAGGCCATCACCTCCCCGTCTGACATCCAGCGCTATAACGGCGAGATGCTCAACGTGCTGGTGGCTGGCATCGACAAGATCAACGCTGATCTGGCGAGCAGCCGCGCTGGCCGCGACACCAGCAGCTTCAACGTCACCAGTGGCAGTGATGACACCGGCCTGCCGGTGCTGATTATCCGTGCACCGTACGCCCAGGTGTGGGATCGCCTGCCGCGCACGCTGGCGCGTGTCGGCATGAATGTCACCGACAGCAGCCGCCCGCAGGGTACGCTCTCGGTCACCTACAAAGCCAGCGACAGCGACTGGGATGCACTGGGTGCCAAGGAGCCGGTCGAGGTGAAGAACGGCGACTACAAAGTGCAGCTGGGTGATCTCGACAACCGCAGCAGCCTGCAGTTCATTGATTCGAAAGGGCACCCGCTGACGCAGTCGCAAAACGACGCGCTGGTGGCGGTGTTCCAGGCAGCCTTTAACCAGGTGCCGGCGAAATAACCAAAGGGGCTTCGGCCCCTTTTTTATTGGTGCCGCGGTGGGTCGGCACCCGCAGATTTTTGTTGCCGCAACGGCGACGCAAACGTTACCCTCTCTCTTGAAGAGTCAAATCACTGGAGTAAGTTAAGATGCAAAAGTTAGCTGAGCTGTATCGCGGAAAGGCGAAAACTGTCTACACCACTGAAAACCCTGACCTGCTGGTGCTGGAATTCCGCAATGATACGTCAGCGCTCGATGGTGAACGTATTGAACAGTTCGACCGCAAGGGCATGGTGAACAACAAGTTCAACCACTTCATCATGACCAAGCTGGAAGAGGCGGGCATCCCGACCCAGATGGAGCGCCTGCTCTCGGACAACGAGGC encodes the following:
- the bamC gene encoding outer membrane protein assembly factor BamC: MVHSLHKSRVAKVVGVSLVLLLAACSSDQRYKRQVSGNEAYLDAPALKELQAPAGMILPLQDGTYDVPAVTLKGGVGKQLDVRPPVQPLPLLNGSRSQVSGDSGTILLENSPQNQNLWSDVVRVVQQNNYGIASRDDGSKTLTTDWVQWNRADEDYQYKGRYQITVAPQGYQLALSVRTLELQQQDKAITSPSDIQRYNGEMLNVLVAGIDKINADLASSRAGRDTSSFNVTSGSDDTGLPVLIIRAPYAQVWDRLPRTLARVGMNVTDSSRPQGTLSVTYKASDSDWDALGAKEPVEVKNGDYKVQLGDLDNRSSLQFIDSKGHPLTQSQNDALVAVFQAAFNQVPAK